The following proteins are co-located in the Nonlabens ponticola genome:
- a CDS encoding carboxypeptidase-like regulatory domain-containing protein: MANRFWLFFSYALIANILSAQIIVRGKVIDQGKEPILGVKVTEVGYQNVVDTDYYGNFKIEIQEFGNELKFEFSGYKSQTFIINNNDTNLIIELNTFSSNEYLDGRRISGSLVSGVLHNPIGAEVSITSPYIKLNSLLQLDLRYQTNFNQNQITYFKFGIRHIRIQNNYDIDFAASLMNVQRNTKEDFKIVGLESISQFGDHKAIIGLQKYSTASFISVGPQVGYATYIYGGISADVSSSVTFFNGFNSYDVQFRKSFEKFNLFFNYQNVSSFNEISIGIGSGLFY, from the coding sequence GTGGCGAATCGATTTTGGCTTTTCTTTTCTTACGCTTTAATAGCCAATATTCTTAGCGCGCAAATAATCGTTAGGGGAAAGGTCATTGATCAAGGAAAAGAACCAATTTTAGGAGTTAAAGTTACCGAGGTAGGTTACCAAAATGTGGTGGACACGGATTATTATGGAAATTTCAAAATTGAAATTCAGGAATTTGGGAACGAGTTGAAATTTGAGTTTTCTGGATATAAATCGCAAACTTTTATTATCAATAATAATGACACAAATTTAATTATTGAATTAAATACATTTTCATCAAACGAATATTTGGACGGTAGACGAATAAGTGGTTCTCTAGTTAGTGGAGTATTACATAATCCTATTGGAGCAGAAGTAAGCATAACATCACCGTATATTAAACTAAATTCCTTACTACAACTGGATTTACGCTACCAAACCAACTTCAATCAAAATCAAATTACCTATTTTAAATTTGGAATCCGTCATATCAGAATACAGAATAATTACGACATTGATTTTGCTGCATCATTAATGAATGTACAGCGCAATACTAAAGAAGATTTCAAAATCGTGGGATTGGAATCAATAAGTCAATTTGGTGATCATAAGGCGATCATAGGTTTACAGAAGTATTCTACTGCTAGTTTCATCAGCGTCGGGCCTCAAGTAGGATATGCTACCTACATTTATGGCGGAATATCCGCTGACGTTTCTAGTTCGGTGACATTTTTTAATGGTTTTAATAGTTACGATGTTCAATTCAGAAAATCGTTTGAAAAATTCAATTTATTTTTTAATTACCAAAATGTCAGTTCGTTCAATGAAATAAGTATAGGTATTGGCTCAGGCTTATTTTATTAA
- a CDS encoding isoaspartyl peptidase/L-asparaginase family protein — protein MRFLYLIIFSFILTSCNQPAETTAQQPTQEQPQQTSEFAIVIHGGAGTIKKENMTAELEQQYNDKLTEAIKVGHDILKNGGSSEDAVEATIRVMEDSPLFNSGKGAVFTHDGINSLDASFMEGKTLNAGAVAGVTTVKNPISLARKVMTDSEHVLLCGDGADAFAKAVQDSTIEIVSNTYFYTENRFKSLQRVLDRESQKEEAESKKTALNQLQLEDPFLKDSKYGTVGCVALDKNGNIAAGTSTGGMTNKRYGRIGDSPIIGSGTYANNKTCGVSSTGHGEYFIRAQVAYDISALMEYGGLTLKEATDKVIQEKLVDMGGTGGIVALDYLGNVSMEFNTPGMYRAMMNDQDELVVGMYKE, from the coding sequence ATGAGATTTTTATACCTGATTATTTTCAGCTTTATCCTTACCTCTTGCAATCAACCAGCAGAAACTACTGCCCAACAACCTACTCAAGAACAACCACAACAAACCAGTGAGTTTGCCATTGTTATTCATGGCGGTGCAGGAACCATCAAAAAAGAGAACATGACGGCAGAGTTGGAACAGCAATACAACGACAAGCTTACTGAAGCCATAAAAGTAGGTCATGACATTCTCAAAAACGGCGGTAGCAGCGAGGACGCTGTAGAAGCCACCATTAGAGTGATGGAAGACTCTCCACTATTCAACAGCGGTAAAGGTGCGGTGTTCACTCACGATGGCATCAACTCACTAGATGCAAGCTTTATGGAAGGTAAAACACTCAATGCTGGTGCGGTCGCTGGTGTAACGACTGTAAAAAATCCTATCTCGCTTGCGCGAAAGGTAATGACAGACTCAGAACATGTGTTATTGTGCGGTGATGGTGCAGACGCTTTCGCGAAAGCGGTACAAGATTCCACCATCGAGATCGTTTCCAACACCTATTTCTACACAGAAAACCGATTCAAAAGTTTGCAGCGCGTTCTGGATCGAGAAAGTCAAAAGGAAGAAGCTGAGAGCAAAAAAACAGCTTTAAACCAACTACAGCTTGAAGATCCGTTCTTAAAAGACAGCAAATACGGAACCGTAGGTTGTGTTGCCCTAGACAAAAACGGAAACATCGCAGCAGGAACCAGTACTGGTGGCATGACCAATAAGCGTTATGGTCGTATAGGCGACTCACCAATCATTGGTAGTGGCACCTATGCTAACAATAAAACTTGTGGTGTAAGCTCAACGGGACATGGTGAGTATTTTATACGCGCACAAGTAGCTTATGACATCAGCGCATTGATGGAATATGGTGGCTTGACACTCAAAGAAGCTACCGACAAGGTGATCCAGGAAAAGCTAGTAGATATGGGCGGTACCGGTGGCATTGTCGCACTGGATTATTTGGGTAACGTGTCCATGGAATTCAACACACCAGGAATGTACCGCGCCATGATGAACGATCAGGACGAGCTGGTTGTTGGGATGTATAAGGAGTGA
- a CDS encoding 3-hydroxyanthranilate 3,4-dioxygenase encodes MAIKAPFNLNKWVEENRDSLKPPVGNKNLYKDAGDYIVMIVAGPNARKDYHYNETEELFYQLEGNIEIHVQDNGEKRTMKLGPGDMYLHPGKVPHSPVRHENSIGLVVETKRVSDDAVDGLLWYCDNCNHKLHETYFKLDDIEKDFLPRFKEFYLSEELRTCDVCGTVMETDERFTD; translated from the coding sequence ATGGCGATAAAAGCACCATTTAACCTCAACAAATGGGTAGAAGAAAACCGAGATAGCTTGAAACCACCAGTTGGAAACAAGAATCTTTACAAAGATGCTGGTGACTATATCGTAATGATTGTAGCTGGCCCCAATGCCCGTAAAGACTATCATTACAATGAGACTGAAGAGCTTTTTTACCAGCTTGAAGGAAACATTGAAATACATGTGCAAGACAACGGTGAGAAGCGTACCATGAAATTAGGGCCTGGCGATATGTACCTGCATCCAGGTAAGGTACCGCACTCGCCTGTGCGTCATGAAAATTCTATTGGGCTGGTGGTAGAAACTAAACGTGTGAGCGACGATGCTGTAGATGGCTTGTTATGGTATTGCGATAATTGCAACCACAAACTGCATGAGACCTATTTTAAATTGGACGATATTGAAAAGGACTTCTTGCCTAGATTTAAAGAATTCTATTTATCTGAAGAGCTGCGCACCTGTGATGTGTGCGGTACGGTGATGGAAACTGATGAGCGGTTTACTGATTAA
- a CDS encoding exodeoxyribonuclease III, translating into MKIISYNVNGIRAAMKKDFIKWLKAADPDVLCLQEIKAMEDQIDTQAFTDAGYEYQYYYSAQKKGYSGTAIISKIKPNHVEYGTGIEMMDNEGRNLRADFDGFSVMSMYLPSGTSDARLDFKFEYMDLFLDYITELRKDIPNLIVCGDYNICHKAIDIHDPVRLKNTSGFLPEERAWMDKLVDSGFIDTFRMFNDQAEQYSWWSYRGAARTRNKGWRLDYHMVTPPLEDKVKRALILSEAVHSDHCPVLVEIDA; encoded by the coding sequence ATGAAAATCATATCCTACAACGTTAACGGCATACGTGCTGCCATGAAGAAAGACTTTATCAAGTGGCTCAAGGCAGCAGATCCTGATGTGTTGTGTTTGCAGGAAATTAAAGCGATGGAAGATCAAATCGATACCCAGGCTTTTACTGATGCTGGTTATGAGTATCAGTACTATTACAGTGCACAAAAGAAAGGGTATTCAGGAACTGCCATCATTTCTAAAATCAAACCTAACCACGTAGAATATGGTACTGGTATCGAGATGATGGACAATGAAGGGCGCAATTTGCGAGCAGACTTTGATGGTTTCTCGGTGATGAGTATGTATTTACCTAGTGGTACCAGCGATGCTAGATTGGATTTCAAGTTTGAGTACATGGACTTGTTTCTAGACTACATCACAGAGCTTAGAAAAGACATTCCGAATTTGATTGTCTGTGGTGATTATAACATCTGTCATAAGGCTATTGATATTCACGATCCTGTGAGACTTAAAAACACCTCTGGTTTCTTACCAGAAGAGCGTGCATGGATGGATAAACTGGTAGACTCTGGATTTATAGACACCTTTAGAATGTTCAATGATCAAGCAGAACAATATTCCTGGTGGAGCTACCGCGGCGCTGCTCGTACTCGCAATAAAGGATGGAGATTAGATTACCACATGGTCACGCCACCACTGGAAGATAAAGTCAAGCGAGCACTGATCTTAAGCGAGGCCGTACACAGTGACCATTGTCCGGTTTTGGTGGAGATTGATGCTTAA